In Drosophila suzukii chromosome Y, CBGP_Dsuzu_IsoJpt1.0, whole genome shotgun sequence, the following proteins share a genomic window:
- the LOC139353586 gene encoding uncharacterized protein, which produces MSNTPIEGYLLLRGPTHLTSRIFVGNLPPCSRKELAQLCARYGKVLGTIIEETFGFLQFESERQANIAILALHQSRFKAKTLTVHSATFQSVEEHGHDSRQFGEDVLVAEADSSGQDLIADCEIITMDLQGFRGAMRIRDRLIAKGLCTEVRSPIAMDDNEPLSSLEELAALGTQYAIVLTSVNESMGSASVHYLYETVLSIPTCRRIRPSRWLCRTSTAAMSLIQRMVFVTEVVNL; this is translated from the coding sequence ATGTCCAATACGCCGATCGAAGGATATTTGCTGCTCAGGGGACCAACTCATCTTACCAGTCGAATCTTCGTAGGAAACCTGCCGCCATGCAGCCGCAAGGAACTTGCTCAGCTATGTGCACGTTATGGAAAAGTTTTGGGTACAATAATAGAGGAGACGTTTGGTTTTCTTCAGTTCGAGAGTGAAAGACAGGCCAACATAGCTATTCTGGCTCTGCACCAGTCGCGATTCAAGGCCAAAACCCTGACTGTCCACAGCGCCACCTTTCAATCTGTGGAGGAACACGGACATGACTCCAGACAGTTCGGGGAGGATGTGCTCGTCGCCGAGGCCGACTCTTCGGGGCAGGATCTGATTGCCGACTGCGAGATCATAACCATGGATCTCCAAGGCTTCCGAGGTGCTATGCGCATCCGGGATCGCCTCATCGCCAAGGGACTGTGCACGGAAGTTCGCTCGCCGATCGCAATGGATGATAACGAACCGCTCTCCAGTCTGGAGGAGCTCGCAGCACTTGGCACCCAGTACGCCATTGTCTTGACGTCCGTGAATGAGAGCATGGGCTCGGCGTCAGTGCACTACTTGTATGAGACCGTTCTGAGCATCCCGACTTGCCGCAGGATCAGGCCATCGAGATGGTTGTGTCGGACTTCAACCGCCGCCATGTCTTTAATTCAGCGGATGGTGTTCGTGACTGAGGTTGTTAACTTATAA
- the LOC139353587 gene encoding uncharacterized protein translates to MSNTPIEGYLLLRGPTHLTSRIFVGNLPPCSRKELAQLCARYGKVLGTIIEETFGFLQFESERQANIAILALHQSRFKAKTLTVHSATFQSVEEHGHDSRQFGEDVLVAEADSSGQDLIADCEIIAMDLQGFRGAMRIRDRLIAKGLCTEVRSPIAMDDNEPLSSLEELAALGTQYAIVLTSVNESMGSASVHYLYETVLSIPTCRRIRPSRWLCRTSTAAMSLIQRMVFVTEVVNL, encoded by the coding sequence ATGTCCAATACGCCGATCGAAGGATATTTGCTGCTCAGGGGACCAACCCATCTTACCAGTCGAATCTTCGTAGGAAACCTGCCGCCATGCAGCCGCAAGGAACTTGCTCAGCTATGTGCACGTTATGGAAAAGTTTTGGGTACAATAATTGAGGAGACGTTTGGTTTTCTTCAGTTCGAGAGTGAAAGACAGGCCAACATAGCTATTCTGGCTCTGCACCAGTCGCGATTCAAGGCCAAAACCCTGACTGTCCACAGCGCCACCTTTCAATCTGTGGAGGAACACGGACATGACTCCAGACAGTTCGGGGAGGATGTGCTCGTCGCCGAGGCCGACTCTTCGGGGCAGGATCTGATTGCCGACTGCGAGATCATAGCCATGGATCTCCAAGGCTTCCGAGGTGCTATGCGCATCCGGGATCGCCTCATCGCCAAGGGACTGTGCACGGAAGTTCGCTCGCCGATCGCAATGGATGATAACGAACCGCTCTCCAGTCTGGAGGAGCTCGCAGCACTTGGCACCCAGTACGCCATTGTCTTGACGTCCGTGAATGAGAGCATGGGCTCGGCGTCAGTGCACTACTTGTATGAGACCGTTCTGAGCATCCCGACTTGCCGCAGGATCAGGCCATCGAGATGGTTGTGTCGGACTTCAACCGCCGCCATGTCTTTAATTCAGCGGATGGTGTTCGTGACTGAGGTTGTTAACTTATAA
- the LOC139353588 gene encoding RNA-binding protein 4.1-like, with the protein MSNTPIEGYLLLRGPTHLTSRIFVGNLPPCSRKELAQLCARYGKVLGTIIEETFGFLQFESERQANIAILTLHQSRFKAKTLTVHSATFQSVEEHGHDSRQFGEDVLVAEADSSGQDLIADCEIIAMDLQGFRGAMRIRDRLIAKGLCTEVRSPIAMDDNEPLSSLEELAALGTQYAIVLTSRLAAGSGHRDGCVGLQPPPCL; encoded by the coding sequence ATGTCCAATACGCCGATCGAAGGATATTTGCTGCTCAGGGGACCAACCCATCTTACCAGTCGAATCTTCGTAGGAAACCTGCCGCCATGCAGCCGCAAGGAACTTGCTCAGCTATGTGCACGTTATGGAAAAGTTTTGGGTACAATAATTGAGGAGACGTTTGGTTTTCTTCAGTTCGAGAGTGAAAGACAGGCCAACATAGCTATTCTGACTCTGCACCAGTCGCGATTCAAGGCCAAAACCCTGACTGTCCACAGCGCCACCTTTCAATCTGTGGAGGAACACGGACATGACTCCAGACAGTTCGGGGAGGATGTGCTCGTCGCCGAGGCCGACTCTTCGGGGCAGGATCTGATTGCCGACTGCGAGATCATAGCCATGGATCTCCAAGGCTTCCGAGGTGCTATGCGCATCCGGGATCGCCTCATCGCCAAGGGACTGTGCACGGAAGTTCGCTCGCCGATCGCAATGGATGATAACGAACCGCTCTCCAGTCTGGAGGAGCTCGCAGCACTTGGCACCCAGTACGCCATTGTCTTGACGTCCCGACTTGCCGCAGGATCAGGCCATCGAGATGGTTGTGTCGGACTTCAACCGCCGCCATGTCTTTAA
- the LOC139353653 gene encoding uncharacterized protein isoform X2, with translation MANGLERGSLFLPKLLTPFPVWHRVHLGVLTPGSPHLKQNTFKTSDSHALNGCPTVPQFQHVHSLLRLIPDKAHRSSDDLYTLGQSRKTASLVEI, from the exons ATGGCAAACGGATTGGAGCGTGGTTCCTTGTTCTTGCCCAAGCTCCTCACGCCGTTTCCCGTCTGGCATCGAGTACATCTTGGAGTCCTCACACCGGGTAGTCCACACTTGAAACAGAACACCTTTAAAACCTCCGATTCACACGCGTTGAATGGGTGTCCCACGGTTCCACAATTCCAGCAT GTACACTCTCTTCTCCGACTGATTCCGGACAAAGCTCATCGATCCTCGGACGATCTTTATACCCTCG GTCAAAGTCGGAAAACGGCATCTCTAGTCGAGATCTGA
- the LOC139353653 gene encoding uncharacterized protein isoform X1: MANGLERGSLFLPKLLTPFPVWHRVHLGVLTPGSPHLKQNTFKTSDSHALNGCPTVPQFQHVHSLLRLIPDKAHRSSDDLYTLGEFRGCWDVGSTESPIFSPHRGIHVGVDPY, encoded by the exons ATGGCAAACGGATTGGAGCGTGGTTCCTTGTTCTTGCCCAAGCTCCTCACGCCGTTTCCCGTCTGGCATCGAGTACATCTTGGAGTCCTCACACCGGGTAGTCCACACTTGAAACAGAACACCTTTAAAACCTCCGATTCACACGCGTTGAATGGGTGTCCCACGGTTCCACAATTCCAGCAT GTACACTCTCTTCTCCGACTGATTCCGGACAAAGCTCATCGATCCTCGGACGATCTTTATACCCTCGGTGAGTTTCGAGGTTGCTGGGATGTCGGGTCCACCGAGTCGCCAATATTCTCTCCGCATCGTGGCATTCATGTCGGAGTTGATCCATATTAG
- the LOC139353589 gene encoding uncharacterized protein yields MSNTPIEGYLLLRGPTHLTSRIFVGNLPPCSRKELAQLCARYGKVLGTIIEKTFGFLQFESERQANIAILTLHQSRFKAKTLTVHSATFQSVEEHGHDSRQFGEDVLVAEADSSGQDLIADCEIITMDLQGFRGAMRIRDRLIAKGLCTEVRSPIAMDDNEPLSSLEELAALGTQYAIVLTSVNESMGSASVHYLYETVLSIPTCRRIRPSRWLCRTSTAAMSLIQRMVFVTEVVNL; encoded by the coding sequence ATGTCCAATACGCCGATCGAAGGATATTTGCTGCTCAGGGGACCAACCCATCTTACCAGTCGAATCTTCGTAGGAAACCTGCCGCCATGCAGCCGCAAGGAACTTGCTCAGCTATGTGCACGTTATGGAAAAGTTTTGGGTACAATAATTGAGAAGACGTTTGGTTTTCTTCAGTTCGAGAGTGAAAGACAGGCCAACATAGCTATTCTGACTCTGCACCAGTCGCGATTCAAGGCCAAAACCCTGACTGTCCACAGCGCCACCTTTCAATCTGTGGAGGAACACGGACATGACTCCAGACAGTTCGGGGAGGATGTGCTCGTCGCCGAGGCCGACTCTTCGGGGCAGGATCTGATTGCCGACTGCGAGATCATAACCATGGATCTCCAAGGCTTCCGAGGTGCTATGCGCATCCGGGATCGCCTCATCGCCAAGGGACTGTGCACGGAAGTTCGCTCGCCGATCGCAATGGATGATAACGAACCACTCTCCAGTCTGGAGGAGCTCGCAGCACTTGGCACCCAGTACGCCATTGTCTTGACGTCCGTGAATGAGAGCATGGGCTCGGCGTCAGTGCACTACTTGTATGAGACCGTTCTGAGCATCCCGACTTGCCGCAGGATCAGGCCATCGAGATGGTTGTGTCGGACTTCAACCGCCGCCATGTCTTTAATTCAGCGGATGGTGTTCGTGACTGAGGTTGTTAACTTATAA
- the LOC139353590 gene encoding uncharacterized protein yields the protein MSNTPIEGYLLLRGPTHLTSRIFVGNLPPCSRKELAQLCARYGKVLGTIIEETFGFLQFESERQANIAILALHQSRFKAKTLTVHSATFQSVEEHGHDSRQFGEDVLVAEADSSGQDLIADCEIITMDLQGFRGAMRIRDRLIAKGLCTEVRSPIAMDDNEPLSSLEELAALGTQYAIVLTSDQAIEMVVSDFNRRHVFNSADGVRD from the exons ATGTCCAATACGCCGATCGAAGGATATTTGCTGCTCAGGGGACCAACTCATCTTACCAGTCGAATCTTCGTAGGAAACCTGCCGCCATGCAGCCGCAAGGAACTTGCTCAGCTATGTGCACGTTATGGAAAAGTTTTGGGTACAATAATAGAGGAGACGTTTGGTTTTCTTCAGTTCGAGAGTGAAAGACAGGCCAACATAGCTATTCTGGCTCTGCACCAGTCGCGATTCAAGGCCAAAACCCTGACTGTCCACAGCGCCACCTTTCAATCTGTGGAGGAACACGGACATGACTCCAGACAGTTCGGGGAGGATGTGCTCGTCGCCGAGGCCGACTCTTCGGGGCAGGATCTGATTGCCGACTGCGAGATCATAACCATGGATCTCCAAGGCTTCCGAGGTGCTATGCGCATCCGGGATCGCCTCATCGCCAAGGGACTGTGCACGGAAGTTCGCTCGCCGATCGCAATGGATGATAACGAACCACTCTCCAGTCTGGAGGAGCTCGCAGCACTTGGCACCCAGTACGCCATTGTCTTGACGTCC GATCAGGCCATCGAGATGGTTGTGTCGGACTTCAACCGCCGCCATGTCTTTAATTCAGCGGATGGTGTTCGTGACTGA
- the LOC139353592 gene encoding uncharacterized protein, whose amino-acid sequence MSNTPIEGYLLLRGPTHLTSRIFVGNLPPCSRKELAQLCARYGKVLGTIIEKTFGFLQFESERQANIAILTLHQSRFKAKTLTVHSATFQSVEEHGHDSRQFGEDVLVAEADSSGQDLIADCEIITMDLQGFRGAMRIRDRLIAKGLCTEVRSPIAMDDNEPLSSLEELAALGTQYAIVLTSDQAIEMVVSDFNRRHVFNSADGVRD is encoded by the exons ATGTCCAATACGCCGATCGAAGGATATTTGCTGCTCAGGGGACCAACCCATCTTACCAGTCGAATCTTCGTAGGAAACCTGCCGCCATGCAGCCGCAAGGAACTTGCTCAGCTATGTGCACGTTATGGAAAAGTTTTGGGTACAATAATTGAGAAGACGTTTGGTTTTCTTCAGTTCGAGAGTGAAAGACAGGCCAACATAGCTATTCTGACTCTGCACCAGTCGCGATTCAAGGCCAAAACCCTGACTGTCCACAGCGCCACCTTTCAATCTGTGGAGGAACACGGACATGACTCCAGACAGTTCGGGGAGGATGTGCTCGTCGCCGAGGCCGACTCTTCGGGGCAGGATCTGATTGCCGACTGCGAGATCATAACCATGGATCTCCAAGGCTTCCGAGGTGCTATGCGCATCCGGGATCGCCTCATCGCCAAGGGACTGTGCACGGAAGTTCGCTCGCCGATCGCAATGGATGATAACGAACCACTCTCCAGTCTGGAGGAGCTCGCAGCACTTGGCACCCAGTACGCCATTGTCTTGACGTCC GATCAGGCCATCGAGATGGTTGTGTCGGACTTCAACCGCCGCCATGTCTTTAATTCAGCGGATGGTGTTCGTGACTGA